From one Herpetosiphon gulosus genomic stretch:
- a CDS encoding YwbE family protein, whose protein sequence is MSGQQRSAIKPGIQVAIVLKQDQATGKTTTGIVKDILTKSPNHPHGIKVRLVTGEVGRVKQILAAPND, encoded by the coding sequence ATGAGCGGCCAACAACGCAGTGCAATCAAACCTGGCATCCAAGTAGCGATTGTGCTCAAACAGGATCAAGCCACAGGCAAGACCACCACAGGCATCGTCAAAGATATTTTGACCAAATCGCCTAACCACCCCCATGGCATTAAAGTGCGCTTGGTAACGGGTGAAGTAGGGCGGGTCAAGCAAATTTTGGCTGCGCCAAATGACTAA